One genomic window of Cololabis saira isolate AMF1-May2022 chromosome 3, fColSai1.1, whole genome shotgun sequence includes the following:
- the plekhf2 gene encoding pleckstrin homology domain-containing family F member 2 produces the protein MVDRLANSEANSKRIAMVESCFGAAGQPLVIPGRVLIGEGVLTKLCRKKPKARQFFLFNDILVYGNIVIQKKKYNKQHIIPLESVTIDTVPDEGELRNGWLIKTPTKSFAVYAATATEKSEWMNHIGKCVRDLLQKSGKSPTGEHAAVWVPDSEASVCMRCQKVKFTPVSRRHHCRKCGYVVCGPCSDKKYLLPSQSSKPVRVCEYCYVQLTSGSLAPRSDSITRLGSKFNSNLSDDEDEDDSSD, from the coding sequence ATGGTGGACCGGCTTGCTAACAGCGAGGCCAACTCCAAGCGGATCGCTATGGTGGAAAGCTGCTTCGGAGCTGCGGGCCAGCCGCTCGTCATACCAGGCCGCGTTCTGATCGGAGAGGGGGTCCTCACCAAGCTCTGTCGCAAGAAGCCCAAAGCACGGcagtttttcctcttcaacgACATTCTGGTCTACGGCAACATCGTCATCCAGAAGAAGAAGTACAACAAGCAGCACATCATCCCCCTGGAGAGCGTCACCATCGACACGGTGCCGGACGAGGGCGAGCTGCGCAACGGCTGGCTCATCAAGACGCCCACCAAGTCCTTCGCCGTCTACGCCGCCACTGCCACGGAGAAGTCCGAGTGGATGAACCACATCGGGAAGTGCgtcagagacctgctgcagaaAAGCGGCAAGTCTCCGACGGGCGAGCACGCGGCGGTCTGGGTACCGGACTCTGAGGCGTCCGTTTGCATGCGCTGCCAGAAGGTAAAGTTCACGCCGGTCAGCCGCCGCCACCACTGCAGGAAGTGCGGCTACGTGGTCTGCGGGCCGTGCTCGGATAAGAAGTACCTCCTGCCCAGCCAGTCGTCCAAACCCGTGCGGGTCTGCGAGTACTGCTACGTGCAGCTGACGTCGGGAAGCCTGGCGCCGCGCTCAGACTCCATCACCCGGCTGGGGTCAAAGTTTAACAGCAACCTGTCAGACGATGAGGACGAAGACGACAGCAGTGACTGA